One part of the Plasmodium yoelii strain 17X genome assembly, chromosome: 13 genome encodes these proteins:
- a CDS encoding PIR protein, producing the protein MSKDLCESINLIDQSFDDDPKTGGEKFYGGLLNAILPSNNCSSDVPKLISDFIALLKLFEGINDDDLESDKLAEYAILWLSYKLNQKKQNGTTKLYDFYTENIEKNSCYKDNIDTDSDSKIKKDVICKKIKSMNIDIKDISNFYDAFKSLCNMYIELDPEKNTECKTCLENAEEFFEKYEKLKNALNINKGSSYFQLLSSLSNDYKNLENKYENVGCNNVSPFVACPRSSVTKNILITIAIIFVAASILLGVSYKYSLFGFRKRSQKQHLREMLKK; encoded by the exons ATGTCTAAGGATTTG tGTGAATCAATTAATTTGATCGATCAATCTTTTGATGATGATCCGAAAACCGGGGGAGAAAAATTTTATGGGGGTTTATTAAATGCAATTTTACCTAGTAATAACTGTAGTAGTGATGTCCCAAAACTTATCTCTGATTTTATAGCATTACTAAAATTATTTGAGGGTATTAATGATGACGATTTAGAGAGTGATAAACTTGCTGAATATgctattttatggttaagttataaactaaatcaaaaaaaacaaaatggaaCCACCAAATTATACGATTTTTATActgaaaatatagaaaaaaatagttgTTATAAGGATAATATAGATACTGATAGTGATAGTAAGATTAAAAAGGATgttatatgtaaaaaaataaaatcgatgaatattgatattaaagatatatctaatttttatgatgcatttaaatcattatgtaacatgtataTTGAACTTGATCCAGAAAAAAATACTGAATGCAAAACATGTTTAGAAAATGCTGaagaattttttgaaaaatatgaaaaacttaaaaatgctttaaatattaataaaggaaGTTCTTATTTTCAACTATTGTCGagtttatcaaatgattataaaaatttagaaaataaatatgagaATGTTGGATGTAATAATGTCTCACCATTTGTAGCTTGCCCACGAAGTTcagtaacaaaaaatatactaattacaattgcaattatatttgttgcagcatcaattttattgggagtttcttataag tattcgttatttggttttcggaaacgatctcaaaaacaacatttaagagaaatgttaaaaaaataa
- a CDS encoding PIR protein, with translation MNSKVCESINSIDKYFDGDLNNSGNDASGRLLSLYCPDNTCSSDEEKIISGFIMLLNTLENLENDKIIEYAILWLSYKLNQKKENEITKLYDFYTENIEKNSCYKGNIPNDINMDDIGNKIKSMDIDIKDISNFYDAFKSLCNMYSEIDEISECKTCLENAGEFFEKCEKVKNTLDITKGSSYLQLWSSLSNDYKNFDSNYNSNWCNNAPSVVACPRNSVTKNTLITIAIIFVASSILLGVSYKYSLFGFRKRSQKQHLREMLKK, from the exons atgaattctAAAGTG tGTGAATCAATTAATTCGAtcgataaatattttgatggTGATCTGAACAACTCGGGAAACGATGCTTCTGGGAGGTTATTAAGTTTGTATTGCCCTGATAATACATGTAGTAGTGATGAAGAAAAGATTATCTCTGGTTTTATAATGTTACTAAATACACTtgaaaatttagaaaatgataaaattattgaatacgctattttatggttaagttacaaactaaatcaaaaaaaagaaaatgaaatcaCCAAATTATACGATTTTTATActgaaaatatagaaaaaaatagttgTTATAAGGGGAATATACCTAATGATATTAATATGGATGATataggaaataaaataaaatcgatggatattgatattaaagatatatctaatttttatgatgcatttaaatcattatgtaacatgtataGTGAAATTGATGAAATCAGCGAATGCAAGACATGTTTAGAAAATGCTGgagaattttttgaaaaatgtgaaaaagttaaaaatacTTTGGATATTACTAAAGGAAGTTCTTATTTACAACTATGGTCtagtttatcaaatgattataaaaattttgatagTAATTATAATAGTAATTGGTGTAATAATGCCCCATCAGTTGTAGCTTGTCCACGAAATTcagtaacaaaaaatacactaattacaattgcaattatatttgttgcatcatcaattttattgggagtttcttataag tattcgttatttggatttcggaaacgatctcaaaaacaacatttaagagaaatgttaaaaaaataa
- a CDS encoding PIR protein: MSYKVWESINTIDEFFVDDPNNTGKDASGGYLSMYCPGNNCSSDEQKIIAGFIMLLNMLDDENIDGEKLVEYAILWLSYKLNQKKQNETTILNDFYTDNIETNSCYDEHITSDTSKNINKGVIEKKMKSMNMDIKDISNFYDPFKSLFNMYSELGPEKNTQCKTCLENAGELFEKYEKLKNSFEITKGYLYSQLWSSLSIDYHIFESKYNAECNNVSPLVACPRSSVTKNTLITIAIIFVAASILLGVSYKYSLFGFRKRSQKQHLREMLKK; this comes from the exons atgtcTTATAAAgtg tGGGAATCAATTAATACGATTGATGAATTTTTTGTTGATGATCCGAACAACACGGGAAAAGATGCTTCTGGGGGTTATTTAAGTATGTATTGCCCTGGTAATAACTGTAGTAGTGATGAACAAAAGATTATCGCTGGTTTTATAATGTTACTAAATATGCttgatgatgaaaatatagaTGGTGAAAAACTTGTTGAATAcgctattttatggttaagttataaactaaatcaaaaaaaacaaaatgaaacgACCATATTAAACGATTTTTATACTGATAATATAGAAACAAATAGTTGTTATGATGAGCATATAACTTCTGATActagtaaaaatattaataagggtgttatagaaaaaaaaatgaaatcgatgaatatggatattaaagatatatctaatttttatgatccatttaaatcattatttaaCATGTATAGTGAACTTGGTCCAGAAAAAAATACTCAATGCAAAACATGTTTAGAAAATGCTGGAGAATtgtttgaaaaatatgaaaaacttaaaaattCTTTTGAAATTACTAAAGGATATTTATATTCTCAACTGTGGTCTAGTTTATCAATAGATTATCACATTTTTGAAAGTAAATATAATGCTGAATGTAATAATGTCTCACCACTTGTAGCTTGTCCACGAAGTTcagtaacaaaaaatacactaattacaattgcaattatatttgttgcagcatcaattttattgggagtttcttataag tattcgttatttggatttcggaagcgatctcaaaaacaacatttaagagaaatgctaaaaaaataa